The DNA segment AACCTATTCCAGATCAGTAATCATTAACATTAACTTCAGCAACGGTAGAGTCAAAAAATCTGAGAGGAAAAATAAGTGCATTTATGAACTTAATAGAGCTATCGCCTGCTTGGCTCCAAAAAATATTGTCGTTCAGCTTGCCATTATATGTTGTGTCACTAAAAATCAATAATATAAGTTTTATGTAAAAGTCATCGACAATGAATGTGTAAAATAAACTGACGTTATGTTGGTGTATCTGATTACGGTACGTCAGTATAGCTACTCCATCAAAAGTTGCTTCAGGCCGCCGGTTTCGGTGCGCTTGCTTTGAGAGGATTGGGGGCGAGGGTTGTCAGCAGGCATACGATTCTCTTCTTCTATTTATTTTATGCTCAAAAGTATAGAAGGAAATTCAGCAAATGAGTTGGTAAATAGACGTCGGTTGCGTACTTAAAGCCGAGAAATATGGGGTTGCTGATCGTGTTTTTTGAGCTGTTCGTGTAAATTTGACGACGAATTACATCAAAGGGAAATTTTATGGGTTTGGCTATTGCGTTGCATGCGTTATCCGCCGCTATTTGGGTTGGCGGTATGTTTTTTGCCTATATGGCGATGCGCCCGGCTGTGGGTGAGGTGATCGCAGCTGAACAACGTGGTGAACTTTGGTGTCAAACGCTCACCCGGTTTTTCCGCTGGGTTTGGTTGGCGATTGTACTTTTGCTCATCACCGGTTATTGGATGATTTTCAAAGGATTTGGTGGTATGGCTGGGGCCGGGTGGCACATTCATGCCATGCAGACGCTTGGCTTAATCATGATGTTGTTGTTTTTTCACCTCTACTTTGCCCCGTTCCGCCGTTTGAAACTGGCCGTTGCTGCTAACGATCCCCAGGAAGGTGGGCGTCAAGTCGGTAAAATTCGCCGACTCGTTGGCATTAACTTGATTATCGGGCTGGTCGTCGTGGCTGTTGGTTCTGCCGGGCGCTATCTGTAAACACAGACAAAAAAGGCTGAAAACAGTGACATTGTGATGGACACCACACATCTAATTCTGGGGCTGATTTTTAGCTCCATTGGCGTCGGCTATTTCATTTACGGCCGCAAGCAATCGAATATCGTAACGCGATA comes from the Marinobacter psychrophilus genome and includes:
- a CDS encoding CopD family protein, with the protein product MGLAIALHALSAAIWVGGMFFAYMAMRPAVGEVIAAEQRGELWCQTLTRFFRWVWLAIVLLLITGYWMIFKGFGGMAGAGWHIHAMQTLGLIMMLLFFHLYFAPFRRLKLAVAANDPQEGGRQVGKIRRLVGINLIIGLVVVAVGSAGRYL